A single Vibrio sp. YMD68 DNA region contains:
- a CDS encoding TetR/AcrR family transcriptional regulator: protein MKTRDKIVHAALELFNEHGERNITTNHIAAHIDISPGNLYYHFRNKQEIVHEIFTLYSEELLERFTPINGQQESLVLLKHYLDSIFTFMWKYRFFYANLPEILQRDTSLHDDYIKVQEKLQNNLINIMRAFVKLDLLVVEELEMKSLVTTLHLIASSWIGYQSAMSLNAKVTEQVVLEGMLHMIAVVKPKATELGIEQLQLLEDGVIAIYA from the coding sequence ATGAAGACTCGCGATAAAATTGTACATGCAGCATTAGAGCTATTTAATGAACATGGTGAGCGTAATATTACGACCAATCACATTGCTGCGCACATAGACATTAGCCCTGGCAACCTTTACTACCATTTTCGAAATAAACAAGAAATCGTCCATGAGATCTTTACGCTCTACTCTGAAGAGTTGCTCGAACGATTTACTCCCATCAATGGTCAGCAGGAAAGTTTGGTGTTACTCAAACACTATCTGGATTCCATTTTCACCTTCATGTGGAAATATCGTTTCTTTTACGCCAACCTTCCTGAGATTCTTCAACGTGATACTTCGTTGCATGATGACTACATTAAAGTCCAAGAGAAGCTGCAAAATAACCTAATCAACATTATGAGGGCCTTCGTAAAGCTTGATTTGTTAGTGGTTGAAGAGTTAGAAATGAAATCTTTGGTGACTACATTACATTTAATTGCAAGCAGTTGGATTGGTTATCAATCGGCGATGTCGCTAAACGCTAAGGTCACCGAACAGGTTGTGCTGGAAGGTATGCTGCATATGATTGCGGTGGTCAAGCCTAAAGCCACGGAACTTGGTATTGAGCAACTACAACTGCTAGAAGATGGTGTTATCGCGATTTACGCTTAA
- the hemE gene encoding uroporphyrinogen decarboxylase — translation MTELKNDRYLRALLKQPVDCTPVWMMRQAGRYLPEYKATRAEAGDFMSLCKNAELASEVTLQPLRRFPLDAAILFSDILTIPDAMGLGLYFETGEGPKFERPITCKADVEKIGLPDPEGELQYVMNAVRQIRKDLKGEVPLIGFSGSPWTLATYMVEGSSSKAFTKIKKMMYAEPQTLHLLLDKLADTVIEYLNAQIKAGAQSVMVFDTWGGVLTPRDYNLFSLQYMHKIVDGLIRENEGRRVPVTLFTKNGGMWLESIAATGCDAVGLDWTINIADAKARIGDKVALQGNMDPSVLYAQPERIREEVGTILEGFGDGGTGHVFNLGHGIHLDVPPENAGVFVDAVHELSKLYHK, via the coding sequence ATGACCGAATTAAAGAATGACCGCTATTTACGCGCCCTGTTAAAACAACCTGTTGACTGCACACCGGTCTGGATGATGCGTCAAGCTGGCCGCTATCTTCCTGAATATAAAGCAACTCGCGCAGAAGCGGGTGACTTCATGTCTTTGTGCAAGAACGCAGAATTGGCGTCAGAAGTAACGCTTCAGCCTTTGCGTCGTTTTCCGCTTGATGCTGCAATTTTGTTCTCTGATATTCTGACGATCCCAGATGCGATGGGTCTTGGTTTGTACTTCGAAACGGGTGAAGGCCCGAAGTTTGAACGTCCAATCACATGTAAAGCAGATGTTGAAAAAATTGGTTTACCGGATCCAGAAGGTGAGCTTCAGTACGTTATGAATGCCGTACGTCAAATCCGCAAAGACCTGAAAGGTGAAGTGCCTCTTATCGGTTTTTCTGGCAGCCCTTGGACGCTTGCCACGTATATGGTTGAAGGCAGCAGTTCTAAAGCGTTCACTAAAATCAAAAAAATGATGTACGCAGAGCCTCAAACTTTGCACCTACTGCTAGATAAACTTGCAGACACGGTTATTGAGTATCTGAACGCACAGATTAAAGCCGGTGCACAATCAGTCATGGTATTTGATACATGGGGTGGTGTGCTGACTCCGCGTGATTACAATCTATTCTCGCTTCAATACATGCACAAAATTGTCGATGGTCTGATTCGTGAAAACGAAGGTCGTCGCGTTCCTGTTACACTATTCACTAAGAATGGTGGTATGTGGTTAGAGTCGATTGCAGCCACAGGCTGCGATGCTGTCGGCCTAGACTGGACGATTAACATTGCTGATGCCAAAGCTCGTATAGGTGACAAAGTCGCTCTACAAGGCAATATGGACCCGTCTGTGCTCTACGCTCAGCCTGAACGTATTCGTGAAGAAGTCGGCACCATCCTTGAAGGTTTTGGTGATGGCGGAACTGGCCATGTATTTAATCTGGGTCATGGTATCCACCTAGATGTGCCACCTGAAAATGCAGGTGTGTTTGTTGATGCTGTGCATGAGTTATCTAAGCTATACCACAAATAG
- the nudC gene encoding NAD(+) diphosphatase produces MLKKRNSKMHEKAYWCAVTGSDIYLVEHELPFATAEELSFPIERAVNIGQYQGFPVLWINEVDIESPLELTSLRECLQFPDALFLLMSKAVQLGNMTLTQRFCPQCGGRNHLNLNQLAMQCTDCRTLHYPRISPCIIVAVRKQHQILLAQHPRHRNGMYTVIAGFLEVGETLEQCVAREVKEETGIQVQDIRYFGSQPWAFPSNMMMGFLAEYESGEVKPDYQELSDARWFDFDKLPPVAPKGTIARTLIDTLTQVDESIEK; encoded by the coding sequence ATGTTAAAAAAACGTAACAGTAAAATGCACGAGAAAGCCTACTGGTGTGCCGTCACTGGAAGTGACATTTATCTTGTAGAACACGAGCTTCCATTTGCGACCGCGGAAGAGCTCAGCTTTCCAATTGAGCGCGCAGTTAACATTGGCCAATACCAGGGATTCCCTGTGTTATGGATAAATGAAGTCGATATAGAATCGCCTCTTGAACTCACCTCTCTTAGAGAATGCTTGCAGTTTCCTGATGCACTTTTCTTGCTCATGAGCAAAGCCGTCCAGCTTGGTAATATGACTCTGACACAACGGTTTTGTCCTCAATGTGGTGGGCGAAACCACTTGAATCTGAACCAACTTGCGATGCAGTGCACAGATTGTCGAACCTTACACTATCCCAGAATATCACCATGCATCATCGTCGCCGTGCGCAAACAACATCAAATATTACTCGCGCAGCACCCTCGCCATCGCAATGGTATGTATACAGTGATTGCTGGTTTCCTTGAAGTAGGAGAAACCCTTGAGCAATGTGTTGCGAGGGAAGTGAAAGAAGAGACCGGGATTCAAGTTCAAGATATTCGTTACTTTGGCAGTCAGCCTTGGGCATTTCCTTCCAACATGATGATGGGCTTTCTTGCAGAGTACGAGAGTGGTGAGGTCAAACCCGACTATCAGGAACTCAGTGATGCACGATGGTTTGATTTTGATAAATTGCCACCCGTCGCGCCTAAAGGCACGATTGCGAGAACCCTGATTGATACCTTAACTCAGGTTGATGAGTCGATAGAAAAATAG
- the rsd gene encoding sigma D regulator, whose product MVMLNKLKQTQQQWGGSSEVIDHWLETRQLLIVEYCKLASLQPSSVKSSVSELPTPKALQSFCQHLVDYISEGHFKIYDMVMDQWRATGFEATDEINQTYGKIVLTTEPLLNFTDTYAAVSEEDPLKSFDNDLSQVGEVIEMRFEVEDQLIQLIANSLAIPPGA is encoded by the coding sequence ATGGTCATGCTAAACAAACTGAAACAAACGCAACAACAATGGGGTGGCTCAAGTGAGGTCATCGATCATTGGCTTGAAACTCGTCAATTGCTCATTGTTGAATACTGTAAGCTCGCATCACTTCAACCATCATCCGTAAAATCTTCAGTTTCTGAACTTCCGACGCCTAAAGCGCTTCAAAGTTTTTGCCAGCACTTAGTCGATTATATCTCCGAAGGTCATTTTAAAATCTATGACATGGTTATGGATCAATGGCGCGCAACGGGGTTTGAAGCCACTGATGAGATCAATCAGACTTACGGAAAAATCGTACTCACCACCGAACCGCTGTTGAACTTCACAGACACCTACGCAGCCGTCAGTGAGGAAGACCCTTTAAAAAGCTTCGACAATGATCTGTCTCAAGTTGGCGAGGTGATTGAGATGCGATTTGAAGTCGAAGACCAGCTGATTCAACTGATTGCAAATAGCCTTGCCATACCTCCTGGTGCTTAA
- the rpoC gene encoding DNA-directed RNA polymerase subunit beta', whose translation MKDLLNFLKAQHKTEEFDAIKIGLSSPDMIRSWSFGEVKKPETINYRTFKPERDGLFCARIFGPVKDYECLCGKYKRLKHRGVICEKCGVEVTQTKVRRDRMGHIELASPVAHIWFLKSLPSRIGLLMDIPLRDIERVLYFEMYVVTEPGMTDLEKGQMLTEEEYLDRLEEWGDEFTAKMGAEAIKDLLSTMDMHQEAEQMREELETTNSETKRKKLTKRLKLVEAFISSGNNPEWMILTVLPVLPPDLRPLVPLDGGRFATSDLNDLYRRVINRNNRLKRLLELAAPDIIVRNEKRMLQESVDALLDNGRRGRAITGSNKRPLKSLADMIKGKQGRFRQNLLGKRVDYSGRSVITVGPYLRLHQCGLPKKMALELFKPFIYSKLETRGMATTIKAAKKMVEREEAIVWDILDEVIREHPVLLNRAPTLHRLGIQAFEPVLIEGKAIQLHPLVCAAYNADFDGDQMAVHVPLTLEAQLEARTLMMSTNNILSPASGDPIIVPSQDVVLGLYYMTREMINAKGEGMYLAGPEEAEKAYRTKSAELHARVKVRITESVVDEDGNSTTSTDMVDTTVGRAMLWSIVPKGLPFSLVNQKLGKKQISTLLNEAYRKLGLKDTVIFADQIMYTGFAYAALSGVSVGIDDMVVPAAKYTEIEEAEAEVREIQEQFQSGLVTAGERYNKVIDIWASTNDRVAKAMMDNLSSETVINRDGEEEQQESFNSIYMMADSGARGSAAQIRQLAGMRGLMARPDGSIIETPITANFKEGLNVLQYFISTHGARKGLADTALKTANSGYLTRRLVDVAQDVVVHEHDCGTHEGVDMMPHIEGGDVKVALSELALGRVVAEDVLKPGTEDVLIPRNTLIDEKWCQIMEDNSVDRMKVRSVVTCDADFGCCAQCYGRDLARGHLVNQGEAVGVIAAQSIGEPGTQLTMRTFHIGGAASTAAAENSIQAKTTGTVKLHNAKFVVNKDKKLVITSRASEMTIIDEFGRTKEKHKLPYGSILSKADSDAVTAGEVVANWEAHTMPIITEVAGRIQFVDMIDGVTVSRQTDDLTGLSSSEVTDAAARPAAGKDMRPAIKLVDAKGNDVMIPGTDMPAHYFLPGKAIVNIEDGAEVGIGDTLSRIPQKSSGNKDITGGLPRVADLFEARKPKEPAILAEHTGTVSFGKETKGKRRLVITREGGDAYEEMIPKHRQLNVFEGEKIERGDVIADGPETPHDILRLRGIHAVTQYIANEVQEVYRLQGVKINDKHIETIVRQMLRKCTITHAGDSEFLPGEQVEYHNVKIANRALEAEGKELVRYERDLLGITKASLATESFISAASFQETTRVLTEAAVSGKRDDLRGLKENVIVGRLIPAGTGFAYHQERQKQREEQQEGPSAEQATDNLAALLNAGFSSEE comes from the coding sequence GTGAAAGATCTATTAAACTTTCTAAAAGCACAGCATAAGACCGAAGAATTTGATGCTATCAAAATCGGTCTATCTTCACCTGACATGATTCGTTCATGGTCTTTTGGTGAAGTTAAAAAGCCGGAAACGATCAACTACCGTACGTTCAAACCTGAACGTGATGGTCTTTTCTGCGCGCGTATCTTTGGTCCAGTTAAAGACTACGAATGTCTTTGTGGCAAATATAAGCGTCTGAAACACCGTGGTGTGATTTGTGAGAAGTGTGGCGTTGAAGTTACACAAACTAAAGTTCGTCGTGACCGTATGGGCCACATTGAGCTTGCATCACCAGTCGCTCACATCTGGTTCCTAAAATCACTGCCGTCTCGTATCGGTTTGTTGATGGATATCCCTTTGCGTGATATCGAACGTGTTCTGTACTTCGAAATGTACGTAGTAACTGAACCGGGAATGACAGATCTAGAAAAAGGTCAGATGCTCACTGAAGAAGAGTATCTTGATCGTCTAGAAGAGTGGGGTGATGAATTCACCGCGAAGATGGGTGCAGAAGCGATCAAAGATCTGCTGTCTACTATGGACATGCACCAAGAAGCTGAGCAGATGCGCGAAGAGCTAGAAACCACTAACTCTGAAACTAAGCGTAAAAAACTGACTAAGCGTCTTAAGCTCGTTGAAGCGTTCATTTCATCAGGTAACAACCCTGAATGGATGATCCTAACGGTGCTTCCGGTACTTCCGCCAGATCTTCGTCCTCTAGTACCACTAGATGGCGGTCGCTTTGCGACTTCTGATTTGAACGATCTTTACCGTCGTGTAATCAACCGTAATAACCGTTTGAAGCGTCTTCTAGAGCTAGCGGCTCCAGACATCATCGTACGTAACGAAAAGCGTATGTTGCAAGAGTCTGTTGATGCCCTTCTAGATAACGGTCGTCGCGGTCGTGCGATTACGGGTTCAAACAAGCGTCCTCTGAAATCTCTTGCTGATATGATCAAGGGTAAACAAGGTCGTTTCCGTCAGAACCTTCTTGGTAAGCGTGTAGACTATTCTGGTCGTTCTGTAATTACAGTAGGTCCATACCTTCGTCTGCACCAGTGTGGTCTTCCTAAGAAGATGGCACTTGAGCTATTCAAACCATTTATCTACAGCAAGTTAGAAACTCGTGGCATGGCGACGACGATCAAAGCGGCTAAGAAAATGGTTGAGCGTGAAGAAGCTATCGTTTGGGATATCCTAGACGAAGTTATCCGTGAGCACCCAGTACTGCTTAACCGTGCACCAACACTTCACCGTCTTGGTATTCAAGCGTTTGAACCAGTACTAATCGAAGGTAAAGCGATCCAGCTTCACCCACTCGTGTGTGCGGCATATAACGCCGACTTCGATGGTGACCAAATGGCGGTACACGTGCCTCTAACTTTAGAAGCACAGCTTGAAGCTCGTACATTAATGATGTCGACCAACAACATCTTATCACCAGCATCTGGTGATCCGATCATCGTACCTTCTCAGGACGTTGTATTGGGTCTTTACTACATGACTCGTGAAATGATCAATGCGAAAGGTGAAGGTATGTACCTTGCTGGCCCTGAAGAGGCTGAGAAGGCATACCGTACTAAGAGCGCTGAGCTACACGCTCGTGTTAAAGTACGTATCACTGAAAGTGTTGTTGATGAAGACGGTAACAGCACAACAAGCACAGACATGGTCGATACGACTGTTGGACGTGCAATGCTGTGGTCTATCGTACCTAAAGGTCTGCCGTTTAGCCTAGTTAACCAAAAGTTGGGTAAGAAGCAAATTTCTACTCTACTTAACGAGGCTTACCGTAAACTTGGTCTGAAAGACACGGTTATCTTCGCTGACCAAATCATGTACACAGGTTTTGCATACGCTGCACTTTCTGGTGTGTCTGTTGGTATCGACGATATGGTTGTACCTGCGGCTAAATACACTGAAATTGAAGAAGCAGAAGCTGAAGTTCGTGAAATCCAAGAGCAATTCCAATCAGGTCTTGTTACTGCGGGTGAGCGATACAACAAAGTTATCGATATCTGGGCGTCTACCAACGACCGTGTTGCGAAAGCAATGATGGATAACTTATCTTCTGAAACGGTAATTAACCGTGACGGTGAAGAAGAGCAACAAGAGTCGTTTAACAGCATCTACATGATGGCTGACTCGGGCGCTCGTGGTTCTGCTGCTCAGATTCGTCAGTTGGCGGGTATGCGTGGCCTGATGGCGCGTCCAGATGGTTCAATCATCGAAACGCCAATCACCGCAAACTTTAAAGAAGGTCTAAACGTCCTTCAGTACTTTATCTCAACGCACGGTGCTCGTAAGGGTCTTGCGGATACAGCACTGAAAACAGCAAACTCGGGTTACCTAACTCGTCGTCTAGTAGACGTTGCTCAAGACGTTGTAGTACACGAACATGACTGTGGTACGCATGAAGGTGTCGATATGATGCCTCATATCGAAGGTGGTGACGTTAAAGTTGCACTTTCTGAGCTAGCACTTGGTCGTGTTGTTGCTGAAGACGTTCTTAAGCCTGGTACTGAAGATGTACTGATTCCACGTAATACTCTGATTGATGAGAAGTGGTGTCAAATCATGGAAGACAACTCTGTTGACCGTATGAAAGTACGTTCAGTTGTTACCTGTGATGCAGACTTCGGTTGTTGTGCACAGTGTTACGGTCGTGACCTAGCACGTGGTCACCTAGTCAACCAAGGTGAAGCAGTCGGTGTAATCGCTGCTCAGTCTATCGGTGAGCCGGGTACACAGCTTACGATGCGTACGTTCCACATCGGTGGTGCCGCATCGACAGCCGCAGCAGAAAACAGCATCCAAGCGAAGACTACGGGTACTGTTAAACTTCACAATGCTAAGTTTGTTGTCAATAAAGACAAGAAACTGGTTATCACATCTCGTGCTTCTGAGATGACGATCATTGATGAGTTTGGCCGTACTAAAGAGAAACACAAACTTCCATACGGTTCGATTCTTAGCAAAGCAGACAGCGACGCTGTTACTGCTGGCGAAGTTGTTGCGAACTGGGAAGCGCATACTATGCCAATCATCACTGAAGTGGCCGGTCGTATCCAATTCGTAGATATGATTGATGGTGTGACGGTTTCTCGTCAAACGGATGATTTAACCGGTCTATCTTCAAGCGAAGTGACTGATGCAGCCGCTCGTCCAGCAGCAGGTAAAGATATGCGTCCAGCTATCAAACTTGTTGATGCGAAAGGTAACGATGTAATGATCCCTGGTACTGATATGCCAGCTCACTACTTCCTACCTGGTAAAGCGATCGTTAACATCGAAGATGGTGCTGAAGTAGGTATTGGTGACACGTTATCTCGTATTCCACAGAAATCTAGTGGAAACAAAGATATCACCGGTGGTCTACCACGCGTTGCTGACTTGTTTGAAGCTCGTAAGCCTAAAGAGCCTGCGATTCTTGCTGAGCACACAGGTACTGTGTCATTCGGTAAAGAAACGAAAGGCAAGCGTCGTTTAGTTATCACTCGTGAAGGCGGAGACGCTTACGAAGAGATGATTCCTAAGCATCGCCAGCTGAACGTATTCGAAGGTGAGAAGATCGAACGTGGTGATGTTATCGCTGATGGTCCAGAGACTCCACATGACATTCTACGTCTACGTGGCATTCATGCTGTGACTCAGTACATCGCTAACGAAGTTCAAGAAGTTTACCGTCTACAAGGCGTTAAGATTAACGATAAGCATATTGAAACTATCGTTCGTCAAATGCTACGTAAGTGTACGATTACGCACGCTGGTGACTCTGAATTCTTACCTGGTGAGCAAGTTGAGTACCACAACGTTAAGATCGCTAACCGCGCTCTAGAAGCTGAAGGCAAAGAACTAGTACGTTACGAGCGTGACTTACTAGGTATTACCAAAGCATCTCTAGCGACTGAGTCATTTATCTCAGCAGCATCTTTCCAAGAAACGACTCGCGTACTAACAGAAGCTGCGGTTTCTGGTAAGCGTGATGACTTACGTGGTCTGAAAGAGAACGTTATTGTTGGTCGTCTGATCCCAGCTGGTACTGGTTTCGCCTACCACCAAGAGCGTCAAAAGCAACGTGAAGAGCAACAAGAAGGTCCGTCAGCTGAACAAGCGACAGATAATCTAGCAGCACTTCTCAACGCTGGCTTTTCTTCTGAAGAATAA